The following is a genomic window from Serratia ficaria.
GCCATCGAGGCGGGGCTGGGGATCGGCGGCGCGCAGTTGCCGCTGATCGGCGCGCAGTTGGCGGCCGGCACGCTGGTGCCGGTGCTGGAAGATTACCGTTACCCGCCAATGGTGCTGCACGCCGTCTACCCTGCGGCGCGTTTTATCCCCGGCAAGGTGCGGGCCTGGGTGGATTATCTGCTGGAAGCGCTGGAGGAGATCGAAGGGATTAAGGTGATGAATGCCCCCGGCAAGTCACCGGGGGCATGACGTTATTTGAACAGCTTGCCGACCATGTCGCCCAGTTCGTTGCTGTTCTGCTGCACTTCGCCGTTCGGCGAGGCGGCGTCAGCGACCGTTGGCAAGAACTGCGCAATGGTGCTGGACGCCTGGGCCGGATCGATCCCCAGTTTTTCGGCCAGCTGATTGATGGCGTCGCTGCCCAGCGCCTGCTGCACGTGATCGCCGGAAATTTGCTGGTTTTCGCCGTTGCCGAGCCACGAACCGACCACATCGCCGAATTGCCCCTGGCGGAACTTGTCCAGAATCGCCTGCAGGCCACCCTGTTGTTCGACCCATTGCATGATGGCGACATAGTCGATGCCCTTGCCGTTGGCGCCGCCGCCCAGAATGTTGCCCAATACGCTATCAAACAGACCCATGGTAATCCCCTTTCAGGCCGCGCGACACTGCCGCGCGGCCAGGTTAAATTCACGAAAAAGGGCCGCCGCGGCGACCCTGTCGATCAATGACGGCTTAGCCTTTGATCTTTCTGTAGACAAAAAGCACCACCAGGGCACCGATCACAGCCACAACGAAGCTGCCCAGGTTGAAGCCGTCGACGCGTCCCATTCCGA
Proteins encoded in this region:
- a CDS encoding YidB family protein, translating into MGLFDSVLGNILGGGANGKGIDYVAIMQWVEQQGGLQAILDKFRQGQFGDVVGSWLGNGENQQISGDHVQQALGSDAINQLAEKLGIDPAQASSTIAQFLPTVADAASPNGEVQQNSNELGDMVGKLFK